The genomic DNA GCAAGATTCCTAATTTTGCCAAACCCCATTTTGTAACCACACATGAGTGTTTCTCAGCTTTTCCTGACAGCCAACTCTGCTTGAATTTAACGTACATCAGCTGTTTGAGTACTGAACCTTCTTAAACCTGGTTAAGCGTAAACCACGTGTTCTGACATGTTTGCTGCTCCATTTCCTTTAAGTTGAATTTTAAATGGGGTATACATACCTAGATTGTATCCTCCTGAAACAAACATACTACAGACTTCTTCAAatagtcaacaacaacaacaacaaaaaaaaagagacagaaaatacttgctttactttattttaacaaataaagacAGTTTTAAAGACTCTACGGAGGGGTCTgcatcacttaaaaaaatattgcattttagtCATGTAAACATTTAGGGTtagggaatgtttttttttttttttttacaatgtaaatgtCAGATATCGTCAGTCTTGATTGTGCAATGCTTTCCATGCTGTCCACAGAAAAATCCCCCATCTGTCCTTGATTATCAAAACTAGTGTCTTCTGATCAGGTCACAGCCGGACAACAGTCTTTAAGAAGTGATGGACACCATGTTGTTGGGGCTGAGAATCTCAATCCAGTAACCATCAGGATCCTGAATAAAGGCCAGGCCCTTCATTTTACCTGGCAAGACAGACACAATTgaacaaacatgaaataaattaaacagcAAGTACTTCAGTAAGTTCACTGACACTGAATATCTGGAAATCAAACAcggttattttgcatttttaatccaagtttatttattaaacaaaatactaTTACATGTAGAAAATGTGCATACTGTgcacattatatacagtatatatatatatatatatatatatatatatatatatatatatatatatatatatatatatatatatattacataatgcagaaatagtaagagtagtatgTTAGTATGCTATTGAGAatacatgcaaatataaaaattctaaattagcAATTTCTGTGACACTAAAATAGTTTGTTGCAGGTGTGATTCAAATAATCCCAGGATAATATAAAAGAAATTACCATCATCTGGCTTTTTTACAAAGGTCACTCCATTCTCTTCAAACAGCTTGCAGGCAGCATAGACATCCGGTACAGCAATTCCAATATGGCCTAAGACAAAAATTCATCTTTTTCATATTTTAGGTTTGATGATGTAATACAGAGataatgcattattcatttatCTAGGACTTTATTTTCACATATCTGCAATGATTTTGTTGGTgatataaaataatgcatgaaaaaatgtataatgcaacATCATGAATGTCACAATGATTTCCAAATGACTTGGGTTTCACAATCCTTCCTTTGTTAGTATAGGGAGCATTAACACGGATGATTTATTTGCATCTCTAATTTAAATTTCAGAAGCCAAAACTGAAGAGGAACTAAATGTGAATTTGAATAGTGTGCATTACTGATATTGAAAAGTCCACTGAAGTCCCGTGTGAAATTTTAGTGCAATAAAATGTTGTTGAAATATATGTAAGTATTTAGCAGTTTAGCACTGTATACTgatattgaactgaactgaaatttGGAAAATATGCcctgaattttattttaagtaaacttTTGAATTTACTTTGAAAAAACTGCTGTTTAGCCAAAATTATGGtttctataaattaataataagcaTCCTTTTAGGCTggttcagtgcaaaaaaaaaacaacataaaaatacataaatataaaaatatatcttattGGAATGTTAAATACACTAACAGTCAACATTTTGGgatcagtacattttttttttcaaagaaattaaaaattgtattcagcaaggatgtgtttaatttataagaagtgatagcaaagatttatattgtataataaaaatttatattttaaataaatgctgctctttttaactttttattcatcaaaagtcctgaaaaatatcacaggtttcaaaacttttttaagcagcacaacagtttccaacactaattaataaatcagcatattctaATAATTTCTTAAGGATCAATTCCTTAAAGACACTTTATATttgagtaatggctgatggaaattcagctttacatcacagaaataaattatatttgaaaggatattaaaatagaaacttttattttatattgtaatatgcaTTTTCCAAAATTACttacttttttctgtatttttgatcaaataaatgcagccttgatgagcataagagacttcttaccaACTCTTActaatctcaaacttttgaacagtaatgtatatatatatataaattacagatGTATAGCCCAGCGTGactataaaaaagagagaaatgttgTCATGCATGTTATATTTACCAAAGCCTCTTGGGTCTGAGTTGCCGTTGTGGTAAGACTGGCTGTCATCTGTCTCCGCGCCCCAGTTACTGATGAAAGAAAACAGTCAAGTGAGAAATACAGAATGGCCCATAAATCAGCCTCACACTTTAGACTTCTGTTAGAAGTTCAGTTTCACAGGATCTGCACCGACATCATTCAGCTCAACTTGTTCGGATTTTTACATGGCTCATGCTGATATCTAAAAACCAGGAAGGTTTTAATCTGTAccttacagcacacacacacagacacacacacttactgtgtGAGCTCTATAGTGGCTCGACGGGAGAACGTCCAGGCTGTCTTCTCCTTCACATCTGAAGGAATCTCTTTCTTATCCTCATAACCCAGAAAATACTGGGAGAATCGCATGGAGGGGAAGTCAAACTTCTGTAACAGCCTACAATCACACGTTCACATTACAAATACTTCAATGCAAGCTAGTGCATCCAATTTACACGCATTTTCAATGCTTTCTACTACAACATTTTACAATGtctattttttttgtgtgcatgatgAAAATAAGACTGAAATGTTTTGTCGAAACATTTTTACATGCACAGTACATACGGATATTACAAGTAAAACCTAAATCTAATAAAACCTCAAGCGAATCATATCAAGTCTGAATTCTAATTTTTAATAGGGAAAAAGCTCTCTTACGTCATTCCTAGTATGCGTGTGTAGAAATCAAGGGATTTGACCGGATCCTTGACCCGCAGCATCGTCTGCTGCATCATGAAGTCCTACAGCAGTGGAATGAATGACGTTCAGGAAGAACATAACGTAAAAGATGGATAAAGTGAGGAAAAGAAATGATAAACAGAGGCATCCGAAAGTCTGAGAGTATAATGGGAggaaaagcattttgaaaataattttaaataatggtttagACTTCTGAGAAACACTAAATTATTAATAGAATTCCATTTATTCAAACAATGTCATTTTCTATTCCCTATGGATGTGCTGTTACGAATTATGATTATAATTGATCTCTGATTTAGATGTACTTTCACAGCATCTCTTGGCTTAAAATTGCACAAATTTGATTAAGATTACGACAAATGGAATGGagaaaaattgttaaatattccTGATATTACTAAGTTTTCCATAATGAAAAGTTTGTGGGTGTTCTTATTGGTAATATTTGTAAGTATGCACTGCTCTGTCTGTGACTGGACGAGCCACAGGTCAATATTTCATATGTGTGAAAAGTCAAAGGTCTTCCTTACTAACTAAATCAATCTGCAGTACAGACAGAATCAAGTCTATCTTGGTTGTCACTTCCATATGACTCAGCAATACAGCACTTACAACATACAATCTTCACAAAATCAGCTGAGAAACTCACAGAGACTGAGAGATGCGGGTaatcaatgtaaaataactgataTCAGAGAGATGCTCTGAATCGCAGAGTTTGCCAGGAGTGGTCAGAGTTATAAAGTAGAACAGGGAAATGAGCAACGAGCTtcgtgtttgattgacaggtctcGCCCAAATTCTGGACTCAAGTTCAGCGTCTTACTTTAGTGATGGGGTTTCCTTCTTTACACGCAGCGGCAGCCGCTTCATTCGTCAGTCCGTGGTCGGTCATTTTCGGGTGCGTTTCGGCTTGATGGTCACTTGGCGGCTCACTGACACTTCGGCGGGCACAGGGGGCGTGGTCATTGCGTAAGGCGTCAGCGGTCTGACGTAACTGTGGGAGGGGCGATAAAATAACTGAGCTGCTGTAATTTTACGTTCCTTCCTTTAGAGAGCGATAAAGTGTCTTATACagtcaaacaaaaaaattataaaaaaaatattcagacaccAATTAtcgatatttttttattagagggTGAAGAACAGTAGTTCATATATttaagtgaggatagcaaaacaaagtaaactgtgacatattatacccaaaaattattcatacagtggactaccagtaaaagtGATCCAAATAAAATGTGGGACAAcaatttattcagacactttaACCTGACATGTTTTTGCTTAAGTGTTATTTGACATTATCTATGTTAATTtcttctgacacagtttaacgtCTTAAACTGTTCTTGTCATATGTTATACCACATTTTATAGGTTCttgtattttatttccattttctaaactatagtgaataaattgtgataatgtgtgaaatgttgaaggtgtaataataaataaataaataaatatctaaatacattttggtttgaattTACATACTAAAAAAGAAGAGCCAAAATGGTTAATGAACTAGGCCAAAAATATCATCCTTTAAGACATCCTATACAGATCCTTAAAACTAACACATGTGACCACATTGAAAatacaatattgtgtgtgtgtaaactgctCAGGGTATGTGGAGAGTTAAGAatgaagataataaaaaaaaaggaaaaaagaggaatttgattaaaaaagattatttacaaatctgataaaaatgtatttgtattgacGCAAGTAGAAGAACATGCAGGTAAATGTagatattgtgaaatgtatgtgtgtgcatctttaaatatattttacaaatgtaattttgaaataataaaaatacagacacattaaaaagtgcatttaattCTCCATCTTGACACAATAAACCTTAAATGGcaataaattaacttaaatacTCAATAGGTggcttctttattttttttatttttgttttccctGACTCCCGTAGACTCCTTCAAGGCCTGTTAACCTTAAAAGCAGTTACTCTTGAAACATCACACATGGCTTGTATCATACGAGCACATTATTTCACTAATAAGTTCTCATGATGTCCTTGCTCTGACAGCAGCACGGAGGAGGATGAGAGTCAGAGGGTCAAAGTTCAAAGTAACTTAAATACAGCTAAGAGCTCTATTATCAAACTCTAAACAGCAATATTGGAGTTTGCTTAAATCCTCAGACTTTACTTGTTGGGGAACTCTAAAACTTTCTTAGCCATTAACTCTTCCATGTCTTGTAGGATCCAATCTTTCCTGTTGTAGGTCTGTATCTCATGCTTAGTAAGATGTCCTTCCTCTGTCACATACAAGGTTGCTGTTTTCTTCTAGCATTCTTCCTCTACACATCTCCACTTGAGGTtgcaatacatttacatttacgcatttatcagacgcttttatctgaAGCGACTTGTAGTGCATTCGGGCTGTACATtcttttaccagtatgtgtgttccctgggaaatgAACCCACAAGCTTTGGCGCcactaacacaatgctctaccactgagccgcAGGAACTATACAGTCTAGCCAGCCCACTTGTCAACCCTTTGTGGTTGATTACAAAGCATGACGCTCATCTAACTTCATAGACAGTAAAGCTTAAGAatacaaatgatttaaaatggaaatatacAATTATCAATTATAAAACCTTTGCagcagtatttaaatgtaaaccgTACAAACAGAAAACAAGGTAATAAAACAATAAGGGTGAATTTAGTTTTCCATGTTCATTTGTACTGGGCTACTTTTTAGTTACAGCAGCTTTCACTGTGTTGCTATGAAGTCAGTTGTGCAGACAATTTTGGAGGCAGAGACAGACTGTTGGGAAGAACTTAAACTGCTGGAATAAGGATTTTTAAAGGGTTTGTGAAGGAAAACTTGCAGGTCAAAGGGAATTAGTGTTTAAGTGCATGTATCGCCACAAGGATGCATATAATACTACCTGCCTGAAATCGGCAGGTGTTCTTCAGGTGTCAGAGTTGGGATGCTGGACAAGTTAAACCTACAAAACAAGCAACATTAATCAAACATGGTGGTGTCAATACTCAAGAAGTAACAACGCaaatcagaaataaaaacaaacaattccTTCAATAATTCTGAAATGTCAAACTTTTTCCACAATTGCTGAAAACACCTCAATGTGTAATATAAGGTTAAAAAATTCCGTCATGTCCAAATTTAACATGAAGAGGGGTGGtccactgaaatatatatatacatttatattgaaaacttttttttttttttttttttttttttttggcaggtgcTGTTCCTGGCAGTAACAGAGTTGGACTTGAGGAATGCAGTTCGGaagcatttaaacaaataaataaaaccaataatgAATTTCCTTAAGTTCACTGTTGgttgttttatttgttgaaataaataaaacaatgttatcATTTATccataatgttttaatgttaagtgTGATAACATGCTCTTGATTTCTATtcgatttttttctttaaaatatcttaatatctttacaaaaatatttacatatatatttacatttttgtatttttattatctgaaacTGTTATAAATTTCTGATTTTAATCataatacttatatatttaagtgtattgtatttacttgattttattttgtcattaattattttgtatttgtatcatTATGTATTGTCTTACATTAGCCAagttgttaaaattattatttttctatataaaaGCTGTATATTTCATTTGTTTGGATGGATTTCCATTTTGTTGAGGTATATATTTAGGCATTCATTAGCTGTATTTGATGACTGGTCTATTCATGGGCTATGGTTGGAAGTCTATTcaattttcactgacagcccaTATTCAGCCTTGTTTTAGCAGACATCTGGGCTGTGTTTAGACGGCTTATAGACAAATCATTTTGGAACGCATTTTGTAATCAGACTTTTAACAAGAGTTCAGGAAGTTGAATAATGTGTCATCATTAAAGTGATCAAAGCTGACCATGAAAACAGTCAAGATGCCAAATGCACGACAAAAACTTCAAAAGGCTACAATTTCAGTGAATAACAGATAGCTTTGTGTAGGCTACTGCTGTAAACAGGAAGTCTATATTACTGCAGAGTACGAATT from Carassius auratus strain Wakin unplaced genomic scaffold, ASM336829v1 scaf_tig00214790, whole genome shotgun sequence includes the following:
- the LOC113092951 gene encoding lactoylglutathione lyase-like produces the protein MTDHGLTNEAAAAACKEGNPITKDFMMQQTMLRVKDPVKSLDFYTRILGMTLLQKFDFPSMRFSQYFLGYEDKKEIPSDVKEKTAWTFSRRATIELTHNWGAETDDSQSYHNGNSDPRGFGHIGIAVPDVYAACKLFEENGVTFVKKPDDGKMKGLAFIQDPDGYWIEILSPNNMVSITS